The Deinococcus aerolatus sequence GCGGCCTTCGAGGCGGCCAGGAACGGCTACCGCCGCCTCAGCGAGACGCTGCATGAGATCGAGCGCCGCTTCAGTGACGCGCCGGACGGCAGCGACGCCGCGCTGGACCGCCGGATCGAGGCGCACGTTACGGCCTTTGAGGACGCCCTGCGCGACGATTTCAACACCCCCAAGGCGGTGGCGGCCCTGTTCGGGCTGAGCGGTGACCTGAACTCCGCGCTGGCCGCTGGAACCGTCGGGCGGGCCACGCTGGAGAGGGCGCGGGATGCTTTCCGCAACCTGGGCGGCGGTGTGCTGGGCCTCTTTGCCGGAGGCAGCGCGGCCCAGGAGGACGACTCGCAGGTGCTGGGCACCCTGATGGCCTTGGTCCTGAAGGCCCGCCAGAACTACCGCCTGAACAAGCAGTACGCCGAATCCGACGAACTGCGTGACACCCTGACGGCGGTAGGCGTGACCGTGGAGGACACCAAGGACGGCCCACGCTGGCGGCGCTGAATTCGGGGCTGACTGCTGACACCAGCGCAGCCTGAATCCCCAACAGATGGGGGTCTGGCTCAGGTGCGCGGGGCGGCGCCTGGCGACGGTTGCAGGGCCGCCGCGCCCGCATCGGGTGGGTCATGGGGCAGGTCCTCGGCCACGTCTTCCAGATTCATGGCCCGCAGTTCGGGGGCCAGATACGCGGTCACGCCCACCACGATCAGGGTGACGATGCCGCCCAGCCACACGCTGCGGGCCGTGCCCAGCAACTTGGCAGCCACGCCGCTCTCGAAGGCGCCCAGCTCGTTGCTGGCGCCGATGAACATGCCGCTGACCGCGCCCACGCGCCCGCGCATGTGGTCCGGCGCCTTGAGCTGCATGGTGGCGCTGCGGATCACCATGCTGATGCCGTCGAACAGCCCGGCGGCCACCAGCGCGGCCACGCTGAGGACGAAATTCTGGGACAGCCCGAAAACGACGATGCTGACGCCGAAGCCGGCCACTGCCGCCAGCAGCGTCCGGCCGGCGTTGCGCCCTGGCGGGTGACGGGTGGCGTACAGCATCACCAGCAGCGCCCCTACGCTGGGCGCGGCCACCAGCATGCTCAGGCCGATGGGTCCCACCCGCAGGATGTCGGCGGCAAAGATGGGCAGCAGCGCCACCGCGCCGCCGAACAGCACGCTGAACAGGTCCAGCGCCATGCTGCCCACCAGCACCTGCCGCTGAACCACAAAGGCCAGCCCCTCCTTGATGCTCTGCCAGACCGGTTCGCCGGGAATGAAGCGCGGCTTCGGCTTGGGTTTCACGTAGGCCACGCAGCCCAGCGACACCAGCAGCAACGCGGTGGCCACGCCGTACGCGCCCGCCGCACCCACCGAGGCGTACAGCACCCCGCCCAGGGCCGGACCCGCAATGGCCGCCGCCTGCCCCGCGCTGGAGCGCCACGCCGAGGCCCGCAGCAGCAGCTCGCGCGGCACCACCTGGGCCTGGAAGGCGGGCAGCGCCGGATCGGAAAAGCCGCGCGCCATGCCCAGGGTGAAGATCAGGGCCAGAATCGGCCAGATGCCGTAGGCCGTGGCCTGCGGCGCGTACAGCGTGAACAACAGCGCACAGATCGCCTCCACGCTGATGGTGAGCAGCAGGATACGGCGGCGGTCGTTGCGGTCCGCCACCACGCCGCCGAACAGCGCCAGACTGAGGGCCGGGATGGCCTCCACCAGCCCCAGGATGCCCAGGGTCAGCGGATCTTTGGTGATCTGGTACAGCTGATAGGCCACTGTCAGGGCCACGGCGCGGCTGGCCAGCGTGCTGGTCACGGCGGCCACCAGCATGGCGCGGAACTCGGGCAGGCGCAGGACGTCGTGGCTGACCGTGGTCGGGGCTTGGGGCGTGGGGCTCACGCGCGCAGTGTAGGGGCGCGTCCCTGACCTGTCTGAATGAAACTGCACCAGTGACAGCCGGGGCTGTGCCTCCACAGCCCTTCAGGTGCCTGGTCCACGATCCATGACCGGACCCGGTGCGGCCTGGGAACATTCTTTTTTGGAGTTGTCACGTATTCTGAAGGGATGCTGATTCTGGAAGGGAAATATGTGGTGCAGCCGAACAAAAAGCTGGCGATCTACGCCGAGGGCAAGACGCTGCCGGCTGGAACGCTGGAAAGCGATATCGAGGCGTTACAGAAGAACTGTCAGGGCAAGGGCCGCTGCGACGTGCAGGTCAACACCCAGCACGGCATCATGCGCGGCACCCTGATTGAGAAGAAGCCCTACAAGTTCAGCGGCTGGCACTTCGAGGGCCATCTGGCGTTCCCGCCCAAGGCCTGAACCGCCCGGCTGTGAACAGCGCCGCTTCATGTCCCGTTTTCCGGGGATGAAGCGGCGCTGCTTGCTGCCGTGGACCCTGAGCGTGGGCCCCGAGCACCTACCCGGTGACCAGCTCGCCCCAGCGGCCCAGCACCAGATAGATGATCCAGCCGGTCACGGCCACGTACAGCCACACCGGTACAGTCCAGCGCACCCAGGCGCGGTGACGGTTGAAGTAGGGAAGGGCAGCGGGGGCGTCGATGTTGTTCAGGTTGCCGGCCCGCTTCAGGCCGCCCCAGGCGTTCCACAGGGCCACCAGTGCCAGCGGCAGGTTGGCGGCGGCCAGGATAATGTGGCTGATCAGCAGCGTGTAATACGCGGGTTTCCACGCCGCTGGCCCGGTAAAGACCTTCTCATAGCCCAGGGCCAGGCGGGTCAGGTACAGCACCAGAAAGATGGTGGCCAGTGCGCTGGCCGTGAGCATGGCGCGCATGTGCCACACGCGCTTGCCCGTGCGAATGAAGTACACGCCCGTGCACAGGGCGATCCCGCTCAGAACGATCATGATGACCGCCCACTGGTTGATGATTGGTGCCATATCGCCGGGCAGTCTAGGGCCGGGGCCGGGGGCGATATGGCCCGGACCAGGTGAACTTCACGGCGCCAGGGCAGGGGACAGGGCAGGCGAGTCCTGCCCAGCCGGCCTGCTGGCATTTCGCCGGGTCCGGATTTTCCCCTCCCACCCCTGCTGGCCGGTTCCCAGCGGGGGACAATCCGCCGCGACAGGCGGGTAGAATGCGCGTGTCATTCGCCGCCCGGTTTCTGGCAGCCTTCTGCATGGCAGGAACCGGGCGACAAGGGAAGGTGAGAAGTTGAGCAGAACGCTAACTGCCCCGCGCACGCTGCCGGGGGTGTGGTTGCCCCGGCTGGCCTGGGGGGCGCTGGCCTACAACGTGCTGGTGATCCTGTGGGGCGCGGTGGTGCGCCTGACCGGCGCCGGCGCCGGGTGCGGGGACCACTGGCCGCTGTGCAACGGCGTGGTGGTACCGCAGAGCCCCACGCTGCACACGGTGATCGAATTCAGCCACCGCCTGACCAGCGGCGCGAGCGGCCTGCTGGCCCTCGCGCTGGTGGGACTGGCGTTTATGGTCACGCGCCCCGGCCACCCGGCCCGCCTCGGCGCGCTGCTCAGCCTGGGTCTGATCATGTTGGAAGGGCTGGTGGGCGGCGTGCAGGTGCTGCTGGGCCTGACGGCCCAGAGCACCGATCCGGCGCGCGGTCTGGTACAGGGCATTCATCTGGCCAACACCTTCCTGCTGCTGGGCGCGCTGCTGCTCACGGCGCTGTGGGCCTCTGGCCGGCCCGCGTTGAGGCTGCGCGGCCAGGGTCTGGCCGGGCTGTGGAGTCTGACCGGCCTGGGGCTGATTCTGGTGCTGGGCATGGCGGGAGCGGTAACGGCGCTGGGCGACCTGCTGTTCCTGCCGGCCGACGGCTCGCCGCTCAACACCGTGCGGAGCGACTTTTCCGCTACCGCTGGCCTGATCGAGAACCTGCGCGTCGTCCACCCCATGCTGGCGGTGCTGACGGCGGCCTTTCTGGTGTGGCTGGGTCTGTTTCTGCGCCGTGAGCGGCCCTCGCCGGAGGTGAACCGCTGGAGCGCATACCTGTGGGGCGTGCTGGGCCTGCAACTGGTGGCAGGTTTTGCCACCGTGGCGCTCAAGGCCCCGGCGTGGATGCAGCTCACGCATCTGCTGCTGGCCTGCGCGCTGTGGCTGGCGGCCGTGATGCTGGGTTACTGCGCCATGACGGCGCTGCGGACCGCCCGTCCGGCCCCGGTGGGGGTGGCCGCATGACCACCACCGGACTGAGGGGGACGGCGGTGCGGGCCACGTGGCGCGACTACCTGGCCCTGACCAAACCCAAGGTGATCTCGCTGTTGCTGTGGACCACCGTGACGGCCATGTTCATGGCGGCGCGCGGCTGGCCGGGGCTGTGGCTGCTCGTCGTGGTCAGCGTGGCCGGGTTCATGTCGGCCGGGTCGGCGGGCGTGTTCAACATGATTATCGACCGCGACATCGATCTCAAGATGGCCCGCACCGCCAAACGGCCCACCAGCAGCGGCCTGATCAGCATCCGCGAGGCTGCCATCTTCGGCACTGCCCTGCAGGGGTTGTCGTTCGCCATGCTGTGGATCTGGGGCTCGCCGCTGGCCGCATGGCTCAGCCTGGCCGGCTTCGTGACCTACGTGGTCATCTACACCATGCTGCTCAAGCGGCACACCTGGCACAACATCGTGCTGGGCGGGGCCGCCGGGTGCTTCCCGCCGTTGGTGGGCTGGGCCGCCGTCACGGGTGACCTCAACCTGTTCGCGTGGTTTCTGTTCGCCATCATCTTCTTCTGGACGCCGGTGCATTTCTGGGCGCTGGCGCTGATGATCAAGGACGAGTACCGCGAGGTGGGCATTCCCATGCTACCGGTGGTTCACGGCGACAAGCTGACCGTGGCGCAGATCGGTCTGTATGCCATCTACACGGTGGTGCTGTCGTTGATGCCGGTGCTGCTGCGCGAGGTCGGCGCGATCTATTTCTTCAGTGCGGCGGCGCTGGGCGTCTGGCTGCTCGTCCTCTCGTGGCGGCTGTACAAACATGTCTTTGCGGGCCACAAGATCGAGCGCAAGGTGGCCGTGCCGCTGTACCTGTACTCGATGCTGTATCTGGCGATTCTGTTCGTGATGGGCGCGGTGGACCGCATCGTCTTTGCCCAGCTGGGCTGAGGCTTTGCGCCGCACCCAAAGGACACTTGCCCGCCCCCGGCTCTGCTTAGATGGGGCAGGCGCTTGACCGTTCGGTAAGCCCCGCCCATTTCACTGGACGGGCGCGCGGCAGGAAATGCCCAATCTGCCGCGTGAGGCGTTAAACTGCCGGGGATTTACACAAGAAGCATGGGCAAGCACACTCACAGGGCCAGAGCCGGAACACAGGATTCAGGGCACAGGATAAGGAGCGGAAGTTGAATACCATACACCGTCACAGCGACCAGCCTCAGGGGGAGCACCCGCCTCACGGGACGCAGGAGACGCCGACTGGGGGACGCCTGCGGCGCAACCTTGTGCTGACCCTCGTTGCTGGCCTGGGCGCGACGCTGCTCAGCGGATGCGGCTCGGAGCAGCTGATCTCGATTGGCGACCTGTCTTCGGGCTACAACCGCGAGGTTGCCTTCATGAGCGCCTTCGCCATCGCCCTGTCGGTCATCATCTTCGTGGGCGTGTCATATGCGCTGTTCTACACCGTCAACAAGTTCCGCGAGGACAAGCACACCGACGCTCCGGCGCAGTTTCACGGCAACAACCGCCTGGAAATCATTCTGGTGGTTGTGCCGGTGATCATTGTGATGTTCTTGGCGGTGCTGACGGTTCGCAGCATGGCGATCCTCAATCCCGTGCCCGCCCAGGCCACCAAGATCGACGTGCTGGGCCGGCAGTTCTGGTGGAACTTCTCGTACCCCGAGACCACGGCGGATGCGGGCGGGAACGTGGCTAACGGCAACGAGATGATCATGCCCACCAAGCAGAAGGTGGCGCTGACCATCACCAGCGGCGACGTGATCCACGGATTCTGGGCCCCCAACGTCGGCGGACAGCGCGCGGCCATGCCGGCCACACTCAAGACCTGGAACGTCGACACGGACCGTGCGGGCGTGTACCAGGGCAACTGCTCGCAGCTGTGCGGCGGCAGCCACGCCAACATGCGCTACAAGGTGGTGGCGCTGGATCAGGAGCGGTACAACACCTTCCTGGCTGCGGCCAAGGCGTACCGCGCCCCCGAGCCTGTCGCCGACAGCGCCGCGGCACGCGGCTACGCGATCTTCATGCAGGGCAAGCCCGCCACCGGCGCGCTGGCCTGCGCCGCCTGCCACCGCGTGCAGGGCACGCCCGCCGCGGGCGCGGCTGGCCCGGACCTGAGCTTCTTCGGCACCCGCCGCACCCTGGGCGCGGGCATGTGGGAAGCCATGACGCCCCAGCACTGGGAAGCCCCCCAGGCCGCAGAAGCGCTGCACGAGTGGATCAAGCACAGCCCGCTGGTCAAGCCCGGCAGTCTGATGCCCAGCTACGACGGCAGCGAGTATCTGGCCAACGGCAAGAAGGTCAAGGGCGGTGTCCTGACCGACGAGGAGATCGACGACGTGGCCGCGTACCTGCGGACCCTGAAGCTGCCTGAAGAGGCCAACTACTGGAACGACACGCCCGTCTACGGTTCGGCAGACGCAGCTGAGAATCCGGCCCCAACGGCCACGACTTCTAGCGCCACACCGGGAGGTAAGCAGTGACCATTCAGGCTCCACAGCAGGTTCCCAGTCACGCACCCTCGGCCCGGCCCAGTGCCTGGGAAGTCCTCAAGGACTACATGATGACCACCGATCATAAAAAGATCGGGACGCTGTACATCCTGACCAGCATCATCGGCTTTGCCATCGCCGGATTCCTGGCCGTCGCCATCCGGATTCAGCTGGCCGTGCCGGACAACACCTTCCTGATCGGCACCACCTACAACCAGGTGCTGACGCTGCACGCCGCGCTGATGATCTTCTTCTTCCTGATTCCGATTGGCCTGTTCGGCTTCGGGAACTGGTTCCTGCCGCTGCAGCTCGGCGTGCGGGACGTGGCCCTGCCACGCGTCAATACGTTTGCTGTGTGGCTGTTCATCTTTTCGCTGATTCTGGTGATTGTGGGCCTTGCCAACGGCGGCGCGCCCAGCGTCGGCTGGACCTTCTATTACCCCCTGAGCGTGGACGCCAACCAGACCGGCGTGTCCGTGCTGATGGTGGCCCTGACCCTCAACGGCATCGCCTCGCTGCTGGGTAGCGCCAACTTTGCCGCCACCATTGTCAACATGCGCGCCCCCGGCATGAGCCTGTGGAAGATGCCCATCTTCGTGTGGGCGATCTTTTCCACCTCGATCCTGCAGCTGATCTCGCTGGGCGGCCTGACGGCGGCGGCGCTGGTCACGTTCCTGGAACTCAAGTTGGGCCTGAGCATGTTCAACCCCGGCATCGGCGGTGTGCCGGTGATGTTCCAGCAGTTCTTCTGGTTCTACTCGCACCCTGCCGTGTACGTGATGCTGCTGCCCTACCTGGGCATCGGCGCGGAGGTGGCCTCCACCATGGCCCGCAAGCCGCTGTTCGGCTACCGCGTGATGGTGTACTCGCTGCTGGGCATTGTGCTGGTCTCGCTGCTGGTGTGGGCCCACCACATGTTCGCCGTGGGTCTGCCCGAGTCCTGGCAGATCGCCTTCATGATCGCCACCCTGATTGTGGCAGTTCCTACCGGGGTCAAGATCTTTAACCTGATCGGCACCCTGTACGGCGGACGCATCATCATGAAGACGCCCACGTACTGGCTGGTCGGCTTCATCTTCAACTTCCTGATCGGCGGCATCACCGGCGTGGCGCTGGGTATGATTCCCTTTGACTATCAGGTCACCATGTCGTACTTCGTGGTGGCGCACTTCCACAACGTGATGATGTTCGGCACGGCGTTCCTGGCGATGGCGGGCCTGTACTACTGGTGGCCCAAGATGACCGGGCGCTTCATGGACGAGAAGCTGGGCATGTGGCACTTCTGGCTGTTCATGGTGGGCTCGTGGATGACCTTCCTGCCGCAGTACATTCTGGGCCTGCTGGGCATGCCCCGCCGCTATTACACCTACCCCGCCGGCAACTTCGCCTGGACCGAGCTGAACTTCATCTCCACGCTGGGCGCGCTGACGCTGCTGGCTGGCGGCGTGGTGTGGTTCTGGAACATGTACATCACCGCCAAGAAGCCCGCCACGGCGTCCAACAACCCCTGGGGCGGCTACACGCTGGAATGGACGGCGGCCAGTCCACCCGCCGCGTACAACTTTGCTCACGAATTCCCCACCACCTTCCCCACCGAGCGCCCCCTGTACGACTGGGAGAAGAACGGCGACACCCTGACCCCGGTGGACCCCAAGACCATCCATCTGCCGCAGGACAGCATCTGGCCCTTCGTGACCGCTGTCGGCCTGCTGCTGATGGGCTATGGCCTGAGCTTCGGCTGGTTCAGCAACTACACCCCGGCCGGCGGCCTGCAGCCCTTCTTTGAAGCGTCTGCGGGGCACGTCTTCGCCAGCGTGGTGCTGTACCTGAGCTTCCCGGTGTTCTTCTGGGGCCTGTTCAAGTGGGCCGGAACGCGCGAATACGCAGTGCCGGTGGCCCACCACCACCTGACCAAGTACGACAACGGGTTCATGGGCATGGCGTGGTTCATCATCTCCGAAATTGGCCTGTTCGGCGTGCTGATCGCCGGGTATGTGTACCTGCGCATCAGCGGTCTGGCCGATCCGCCTGCCCTGCGCCCCAACGTGTGGCTGGCCGCGCTGAACACCCTGATTCTGGTGTCGTCCTCGTTCGTGCTGCACCGCGCCGAGCAGGACAACCACCACGGCAAGCTGACCCGCTTCCGCCTGGGCCTGTTCGTGACGCTGCTGCTGGGCGCGGCCTTCATGCTGTTCCAGGTCTACGAGTTCTCGCTGTTCGGCGCCGAGAGCGACTGGAAACAGAACCTGTGGCAGGCGTGCTTCTTCATCATCGTCGGCCTGCACGGGCTGCACATTCTGATCGGCGGTGTGGGCGTGGCCCTGCCGTACTACCAGGCCATGACCGGCAAGATGGACAAGTACAACCACGGCTCGATCACGCCCGCCAGCATGTACTGGCACCTGGTGGACGTGGTGTGGCTGCTGATCGTGGCAATCTTCTACGCCTGGTAGCTGGAAACTGCAAGGCCTGGAAGGGTAGGAGTGGAGACCGCAGCGATGCGTCTCCACTCTTTTTCTGTAGACCCTGGTGGCCCGCTGCCGCGTGCTGCTTTCAGGGGACACCCTGCCCGCCCGCCGCGTCCTAGCCTGGGGGCATGAAGTGGCTGACGGGCATCTTGTTGGGCATAGCGCTGATTCTGGGTGGTCTGCTGGTGGTGCGGCAGACCAGTCCCAGCGTGACGGCGGGCACGGCGCTGGACCACCCGCTGGCCCTGCCTGCCCTGAACCTGGTGGATGACCGGGGCAGGGTGGCCACGCTGGCCCAGGGCGACGGGCGCATGCGGCTGGTGTTTTACGGCTTCGTGCGCTGTCCGGACGTGTGCCCGGCCACCCTGGCGAGCCTGAAGAACAGCCTTGAACGGCTGACGCCGGGGCAGCAGGACAAAGTGCAGGTGCAGTTCATCACGGTGGATCCCACCTTCGACACGCCGCAGGTGGTGCGCAATTACCTGGACCGCTTCGATTCGTCCTTCACCGGCCTGACGGGAGACGCCGACACCATCGACGAGGCGGCCAGGGTCATGTTCGTGGCAAACGTCAAGCCCCAGCCGGTCATAGACCACAGCGTCCACGGCATGGCACCGGCAGGGTCGGGGGCCAGCAACGCGCAGGCCGCCGGGGCCGGGGCTGCAGAGGCCGCCCGCATTCACGGCGATCAGGTGAGCGTGGTGGACGCGCAGGGCCAGTTCGTGCGCGTCTACAGCAACTCTGACGTGATCAGCGGCGCGTTGCAGCAGGATCTGCCGGGCCTGATCCGGTTGTACGGGCCGTGAAGGCAGGGCATAGCGTCCACCGTCTAGGCGGTCCACTGCCAACCTCTGCTATCCTGCCGGGTGCGGGGGAACGTTCGGCCGCGCCACCTTCAGCCCCCTGTGGACTGGGGGGGTGAGGAAAGTCCGGGCACCGCAGGGCAGGATGCCAGCTAACGGCTGGTCGGCGAGTCAAGTGCCCACGTCGCGCGCCTGCGCGTGGGTGGCGGCGAAGCCGAAGGACAGTGCCACAGAAACTTAGACCGCCAGCTTCCATTCAAGGCCGGGCGTGGGCCGGGGCTGGTCAGGGTGAAACGGTGCGGTAAGAGCGCACCAGGCCGCAGGGAGACCTCGCGGCGTCTGGTAAACCCCATCCGGTGCAAGACCCGACAGTGCGCGAGGAACGGCCCGTTCCAGTGACCGCCAGGATGGTCGCAACGAGGCGCGGCGGCGACGCCCGCCCCAGAGAGATGGCCGAACAGTCACTTTCAAGTGATGGACAGAACCCGGCTTACAGTTCCCCCGCACCACCCGCCGCCTCTCCTGTTCCGGGAGGGGCGGTCTCCTGTGGCGGTCTGGGGCCGCCCACCAGTTTCAGGCCAATCAGCGCGGCGATCAGCAGCGCGATCAGCACCAGCCGCGCCGGGCTGAGGCTCTCGCCGAACAGCGCCGTGCCCATGAACACCGCGCCCACCGCCCCGATGCCCGTCCAGATGGCGTAGGCGGTGCCCAGCGGAATGGTCTTGATGGCCCGCGACAGGAAGTTGAAGCTGAAATAGGCACACACCAGAAAGACGTAGATGAACTGCGGGCGCGTCTGCTCCAGCTTCAGCGCGGTGGCAAAACCGATTTCCAGAACACCTGCCAGGATCAGCCAGTGCCAGCCGGTCCAGCCCCGGAGGGTCAGCCCCCTCACGGAACCAGCCGCAGGCCGATAATCAGCCCCACCACGGCGGTCAGCAGCCCCAGCCGCAGCGGCGTGGCCGACTCGCGGAAGAAGACGATGCCCACCAGCGCCGTGCCCACCGCCCCGATGCCGGTCCACACGGCGTAGACCGTGCCCAGCGGAATGGTCTCCAGTGCCCGACTCATCATCAGGAAGCTCGCGATGGTGAACACCACGAAGAACAGGGTGGGCCAGGTTTTCCTAAAACCGTCGCTGAGTTGCAGGCAGGTGGTGAAGCCGATCTCGCACAGGCCGGCCAGCAGCAGGGCAGTCCATCCCACGTGAATCTCCTTTGCGGATTTAGCAACGGTGTGCTAAATGCATGTCCCAGGAATACCACAGCCGGGCGGTTCTGGCAAGAGTGTGCTAAAACAACCCTCTATGCCCCGCATCGTTGACCATGACCAGCGCCGCGCCGAGCTGACGGAAGCGGTGTGGAGCCTGATCCGTGAGCAGGGGCTGGCTGGGGTGACGATCCGGAACCTGTCGCAGCGCAGCGGGTGGTCCAGCGGGGCCATTCGCCACTACCTGCCCAACCGTGAGGCCATCCTGGCCTTTGCCGCCGGACAGATCGGCGAGCGGGCGAGGCAGCGGATTCACGCTGTGCCCGTCACGGGTGATCAGGTTCAGGACTTTCTGAACTGCCTGGAAGTGACGTTGCCGCTGGACGGAGAGGGCCGGGTGTGGCTGGAGGTATGGCTGGTCTTCGTGGGCGCGGCAGTCAGCGATCAGGACTTTGCCGACGCCGAGGGCGTGCTGTACCGCGACTTGAACGCGGTTTTTGTGGAGGCACTGGGGCAGTTTGACCGGCGCGGCTGGCTGCCCGCGCACACGCCCGGGGCAGCGGCCACCGAGATCCATGCCCTGCTGGACGGCCTGAGCGTTCATCTGCTGCTGCACCAGATCACGCGGGAACAGGCCAGGGTAACCCTGAGGGCCGCCGTCTCGCGCATGGTGGTTGGTCCGGCGGCCTCACCCTGAGCGCCGCTCAGTTTGTCTGACGTGCGTCCACGGCGGCCAACACGAATCCGGCGATCAGCAGCACGCCGCCAACCGGGGTGATGGCGCCCAGCCACGTCATGCCGGTGAGGGCAAGAATGTACAGCGTGCCGCTGAAAACCACGGCCCCGCCCAGCAGCAGCGCGGGCGCGCGACGCTGCTCCGGGCGCGTGCCCAGCACCAGCAGGGCCAGCGCGGCGTACATCTGGTAGCGCACGCCGGTCTCGAAAGTGGCCAGCAGTTCCGGCGTCAGGCTGGCCTTCAGCGCGTGGGCGGCGAAGGCCCCCAGCGCCACGCCCAGCGCCGCCAGCACGGCCCCGGTCTGAAACGCGGGCAACGGGGCGGCGGGGGCGGTGGAACGCGACGGATGCATTCCCCCAGCCTAGGGAGAATG is a genomic window containing:
- a CDS encoding MFS transporter; the encoded protein is MSPTPQAPTTVSHDVLRLPEFRAMLVAAVTSTLASRAVALTVAYQLYQITKDPLTLGILGLVEAIPALSLALFGGVVADRNDRRRILLLTISVEAICALLFTLYAPQATAYGIWPILALIFTLGMARGFSDPALPAFQAQVVPRELLLRASAWRSSAGQAAAIAGPALGGVLYASVGAAGAYGVATALLLVSLGCVAYVKPKPKPRFIPGEPVWQSIKEGLAFVVQRQVLVGSMALDLFSVLFGGAVALLPIFAADILRVGPIGLSMLVAAPSVGALLVMLYATRHPPGRNAGRTLLAAVAGFGVSIVVFGLSQNFVLSVAALVAAGLFDGISMVIRSATMQLKAPDHMRGRVGAVSGMFIGASNELGAFESGVAAKLLGTARSVWLGGIVTLIVVGVTAYLAPELRAMNLEDVAEDLPHDPPDAGAAALQPSPGAAPRT
- the coxB gene encoding cytochrome c oxidase subunit II, translating into MLTLVAGLGATLLSGCGSEQLISIGDLSSGYNREVAFMSAFAIALSVIIFVGVSYALFYTVNKFREDKHTDAPAQFHGNNRLEIILVVVPVIIVMFLAVLTVRSMAILNPVPAQATKIDVLGRQFWWNFSYPETTADAGGNVANGNEMIMPTKQKVALTITSGDVIHGFWAPNVGGQRAAMPATLKTWNVDTDRAGVYQGNCSQLCGGSHANMRYKVVALDQERYNTFLAAAKAYRAPEPVADSAAARGYAIFMQGKPATGALACAACHRVQGTPAAGAAGPDLSFFGTRRTLGAGMWEAMTPQHWEAPQAAEALHEWIKHSPLVKPGSLMPSYDGSEYLANGKKVKGGVLTDEEIDDVAAYLRTLKLPEEANYWNDTPVYGSADAAENPAPTATTSSATPGGKQ
- a CDS encoding TetR/AcrR family transcriptional regulator, which gives rise to MPRIVDHDQRRAELTEAVWSLIREQGLAGVTIRNLSQRSGWSSGAIRHYLPNREAILAFAAGQIGERARQRIHAVPVTGDQVQDFLNCLEVTLPLDGEGRVWLEVWLVFVGAAVSDQDFADAEGVLYRDLNAVFVEALGQFDRRGWLPAHTPGAAATEIHALLDGLSVHLLLHQITREQARVTLRAAVSRMVVGPAASP
- a CDS encoding DUF423 domain-containing protein, whose amino-acid sequence is MHPSRSTAPAAPLPAFQTGAVLAALGVALGAFAAHALKASLTPELLATFETGVRYQMYAALALLVLGTRPEQRRAPALLLGGAVVFSGTLYILALTGMTWLGAITPVGGVLLIAGFVLAAVDARQTN
- a CDS encoding SCO family protein, with the protein product MKWLTGILLGIALILGGLLVVRQTSPSVTAGTALDHPLALPALNLVDDRGRVATLAQGDGRMRLVFYGFVRCPDVCPATLASLKNSLERLTPGQQDKVQVQFITVDPTFDTPQVVRNYLDRFDSSFTGLTGDADTIDEAARVMFVANVKPQPVIDHSVHGMAPAGSGASNAQAAGAGAAEAARIHGDQVSVVDAQGQFVRVYSNSDVISGALQQDLPGLIRLYGP
- a CDS encoding DMT family transporter gives rise to the protein MGWTALLLAGLCEIGFTTCLQLSDGFRKTWPTLFFVVFTIASFLMMSRALETIPLGTVYAVWTGIGAVGTALVGIVFFRESATPLRLGLLTAVVGLIIGLRLVP
- a CDS encoding cbb3-type cytochrome c oxidase subunit I, which produces MTIQAPQQVPSHAPSARPSAWEVLKDYMMTTDHKKIGTLYILTSIIGFAIAGFLAVAIRIQLAVPDNTFLIGTTYNQVLTLHAALMIFFFLIPIGLFGFGNWFLPLQLGVRDVALPRVNTFAVWLFIFSLILVIVGLANGGAPSVGWTFYYPLSVDANQTGVSVLMVALTLNGIASLLGSANFAATIVNMRAPGMSLWKMPIFVWAIFSTSILQLISLGGLTAAALVTFLELKLGLSMFNPGIGGVPVMFQQFFWFYSHPAVYVMLLPYLGIGAEVASTMARKPLFGYRVMVYSLLGIVLVSLLVWAHHMFAVGLPESWQIAFMIATLIVAVPTGVKIFNLIGTLYGGRIIMKTPTYWLVGFIFNFLIGGITGVALGMIPFDYQVTMSYFVVAHFHNVMMFGTAFLAMAGLYYWWPKMTGRFMDEKLGMWHFWLFMVGSWMTFLPQYILGLLGMPRRYYTYPAGNFAWTELNFISTLGALTLLAGGVVWFWNMYITAKKPATASNNPWGGYTLEWTAASPPAAYNFAHEFPTTFPTERPLYDWEKNGDTLTPVDPKTIHLPQDSIWPFVTAVGLLLMGYGLSFGWFSNYTPAGGLQPFFEASAGHVFASVVLYLSFPVFFWGLFKWAGTREYAVPVAHHHLTKYDNGFMGMAWFIISEIGLFGVLIAGYVYLRISGLADPPALRPNVWLAALNTLILVSSSFVLHRAEQDNHHGKLTRFRLGLFVTLLLGAAFMLFQVYEFSLFGAESDWKQNLWQACFFIIVGLHGLHILIGGVGVALPYYQAMTGKMDKYNHGSITPASMYWHLVDVVWLLIVAIFYAW
- a CDS encoding DUF420 domain-containing protein encodes the protein MAPIINQWAVIMIVLSGIALCTGVYFIRTGKRVWHMRAMLTASALATIFLVLYLTRLALGYEKVFTGPAAWKPAYYTLLISHIILAAANLPLALVALWNAWGGLKRAGNLNNIDAPAALPYFNRHRAWVRWTVPVWLYVAVTGWIIYLVLGRWGELVTG
- a CDS encoding COX15/CtaA family protein, producing the protein MSRTLTAPRTLPGVWLPRLAWGALAYNVLVILWGAVVRLTGAGAGCGDHWPLCNGVVVPQSPTLHTVIEFSHRLTSGASGLLALALVGLAFMVTRPGHPARLGALLSLGLIMLEGLVGGVQVLLGLTAQSTDPARGLVQGIHLANTFLLLGALLLTALWASGRPALRLRGQGLAGLWSLTGLGLILVLGMAGAVTALGDLLFLPADGSPLNTVRSDFSATAGLIENLRVVHPMLAVLTAAFLVWLGLFLRRERPSPEVNRWSAYLWGVLGLQLVAGFATVALKAPAWMQLTHLLLACALWLAAVMLGYCAMTALRTARPAPVGVAA
- a CDS encoding heme o synthase — translated: MTTTGLRGTAVRATWRDYLALTKPKVISLLLWTTVTAMFMAARGWPGLWLLVVVSVAGFMSAGSAGVFNMIIDRDIDLKMARTAKRPTSSGLISIREAAIFGTALQGLSFAMLWIWGSPLAAWLSLAGFVTYVVIYTMLLKRHTWHNIVLGGAAGCFPPLVGWAAVTGDLNLFAWFLFAIIFFWTPVHFWALALMIKDEYREVGIPMLPVVHGDKLTVAQIGLYAIYTVVLSLMPVLLREVGAIYFFSAAALGVWLLVLSWRLYKHVFAGHKIERKVAVPLYLYSMLYLAILFVMGAVDRIVFAQLG